The following coding sequences lie in one Aspergillus puulaauensis MK2 DNA, chromosome 3, nearly complete sequence genomic window:
- a CDS encoding putative peroxidase (COG:S;~EggNog:ENOG410PQQT;~InterPro:IPR036851,IPR000028;~PFAM:PF01328;~TransMembrane:1 (i224-241o);~go_function: GO:0004601 - peroxidase activity [Evidence IEA]) yields the protein MATATREYHRGSPTDLRAPCPVLNSLANHGLISRSGRDITKDSLLAALNEIGLASSAGKLLCNIAFKVHTDDAKNPPPGTAAMGFRDPDQVNDDGVPVLNLDQVGRAHAMEHDISLTRRDRALGDHMRLDEALYERLLECPREKKAFRIWDLGRYRKVLYAEHARDNPQLVFGVHQQASACLEVAAMQCVFGTGSRGGVPMEYYEAVFRDERLPFEEGWRPRKWMFLVELVGVALCVSFWAL from the coding sequence ATGGCGACAGCGACTAGAGAGTACCACCGCGGCAGCCCAACCGACCTACGCGCCCCCTGCCCCGTGCTAAACAGCCTCGCAAACCACGGCCTGATCTCGCGCTCCGGCCGAGACATCACAAAAGACTCTCTCCTGGCAGCGCTGAACGAGATCGGCCTTGCCAGCAGCGCAGGGAAGCTCCTCTGCAACATCGCCTTCAAAGTCCACACCGACGACGCCAAAAACCCACCCCCAGGCACGGCGGCTATGGGATTCCGTGACCCGGATCAGGTTAATGATGACGGCGTCCCTGTGCTGAATCTCGACCAGGTGGGACGGGCGCATGCTATGGAACATGATATCTCGCTTACGCGTCGGGATCGCGCGCTGGGGGATCATATGCGCCTTGACGAGGCCTTGTATGAACGGCTTCTAGAGTGTCCGCGGGAAAAGAAAGCGTTCCGGATATGGGATCTAGGGCGGTATCGCAAGGTGTTGTATGCTGAACATGCGAGGGATAATCCGCAGCTGGTGTTTGGGGTGCATCAGCAGGCGTCGGCGTGTTTGGAGGTTGCGGCGATGCAGTGTGTCTTTGGGACGGGGTCGCGGGGGGGTGTGCCGATGGAATACTATGAGGCCGTGTTTAGGGATGAACGATTGCCGTTTGAGGAAGGGTGGAGGCCGAGGAAATGGATGTTTTTGGTGGAACTTGTCGGTGTTGCGTTGTGTGTTTCGTTTTGGGCGTTGTAG